The following is a genomic window from Candidatus Eisenbacteria bacterium.
GTCCAGCTCCACGATCTTGTTCCTGCCGAGACGATCCAGCGCCATCTCGACCATCCCCACCGCGCCCTCCACGATCCGCTGGCGCGCGGCGATGATCGCGCCGGCCTGCTGGCGTTGAAGCATCGCCTGCGCAATCTCGGGGGAATAGGCGAGGTGGCTCAGCCGCGTCTCCACGACCTCCACGCCGGCCGGCTTCAGCCGCTCGTGCAGCTCGGCCTTGAGAAACTCGGACACCTTATCGGTGCTCCCCCGCAACGAAATCCCGTCTGAGTCGTAGTCGTCATACGGGTAGGAGCTGGCGAGGTGGCGAACCGCGGTCTCGCTCTGGACCGTGACGAAGCGCTCGTAGTCGTCCACGTCGAACGCCGCCTGCGCCGTGTCGCGAACCTTCCAGACCACGACCGCGGCGATCTCGACCGGGTTTCCGTGCTGGTCGTTCACCTTGATCCGCTCCCCGTTCAGGCTCCGGGCCCGGAGCGAGATCTTCTTCCGCGTGATGAAGGGGTTCGTCCACCACCAGCCGCTCGACCGGACGGACCCGACGTAGGTTCCGAAGAGAATCAGGACGACTCCCTGGTTGGGTTGCGCGGTGAACAGGCCGGCCGCCGATAACCCCGCGAGCCCGACCGACAGCACCGCGAGGAGGATGGGCGCCAGAGGCTGCGGCGCCACGGCCGCGCGCCAGACGAGGGCGATGCCCGCGAGGGAGAAGAGAATCGTTACGGTGAGCCCTAGGGCTCCGCTCATCGGTGAAGCGACGCGCTCCTGAGTCATGGCCGGTTCTCCTTGCGTTTGGGGTGACATCAATAAGATAGCATAATGATATCATCCTGTCAAGGAGTGGCTCGAGGCGTGAGACGGAGAGGGGCTTATGCGCGGCGCTTGGAAGCCAGAAGGAGCGCGACGCCGCCGATCAAGGCGCCTACGCCGACGCCGGCCACGAAGGGGAATGTCTTGTGCTCCGTGGCGGTCGCCTTGATTCCACCCAGGTCGATCATCGTGGTCTGGCTTTCGTGGCCGACGAGACCGTAGATCAGTGCGATAGCGCCGAGGATTACGAGGGCCAGGCCGAGCAGTTTCATGTCAGTCCTCCTCAGGCCGTCGCAAGGGATCGACGGCAGGCGATCCTAGTCCCGGACCAGCTTCTTGTATTTGAGGCGGTGCGGTTGGTCGGCGGCGGCGCCCAGGCGCATGTGGCGGTTGGCCTCGTAGTCCTGGTAGTTCCCCTCGAACCACACCACGTCCCCGTCCTCTTCGAACGCGATCATGTGGGTCGCGATGCGGTCCAGGAACCAGCGGTCGTGGCTGATCACGCAGATCGAGCCCGCGAAGTTGAGAATCCCTTCCTCCAGCGCGCGAAGGGTGTCCACGTCGAGATCGTTGGTGGGCTCGTCCAGGAGGAGAAGGT
Proteins encoded in this region:
- a CDS encoding SPFH domain-containing protein, giving the protein MTQERVASPMSGALGLTVTILFSLAGIALVWRAAVAPQPLAPILLAVLSVGLAGLSAAGLFTAQPNQGVVLILFGTYVGSVRSSGWWWTNPFITRKKISLRARSLNGERIKVNDQHGNPVEIAAVVVWKVRDTAQAAFDVDDYERFVTVQSETAVRHLASSYPYDDYDSDGISLRGSTDKVSEFLKAELHERLKPAGVEVVETRLSHLAYSPEIAQAMLQRQQAGAIIAARQRIVEGAVGMVEMALDRLGRNKIVELDEERKAAMVSNLLVVLCGEHAATPVLNAGTLYK